In a single window of the Fretibacterium sp. OH1220_COT-178 genome:
- a CDS encoding PH domain-containing protein: MSLESHTYKPAWRSFYLHIAAMIACLVLVILISVKVTLTPTYQKVLWWFLGLFVLAALLDMAVKRLSTTLIVRPDEVALEKGILKRESIEIGARSIRTVQVTQGIVQRMLNIGDISIASSGTDNYEIRIANMPSPHEIRNQIQDRERAEDKQADANKAEA, translated from the coding sequence ATGAGCTTGGAGAGCCATACGTACAAACCCGCGTGGAGAAGTTTCTATCTGCATATCGCCGCAATGATCGCCTGCCTGGTCCTGGTGATCCTGATATCGGTCAAGGTGACCCTGACCCCGACCTATCAAAAGGTCCTGTGGTGGTTCCTGGGTTTGTTCGTCCTCGCCGCCCTCCTGGACATGGCCGTCAAGCGCCTCTCCACCACGCTGATCGTGCGCCCGGACGAGGTCGCGCTGGAGAAGGGCATCCTGAAGCGGGAATCCATAGAGATCGGAGCCCGCAGCATCCGAACGGTCCAGGTGACCCAGGGAATCGTGCAGCGTATGCTGAACATCGGGGACATCTCCATCGCCTCCTCGGGAACCGACAACTACGAGATCCGCATCGCCAACATGCCCTCCCCGCACGAGATCCGGAACCAGATCCAGGACCGCGAGCGCGCCGAGGACAAGCAGGCGGACGCCAACAAGGCCGAAGCCTGA
- a CDS encoding ABC transporter permease, with product MFEIVKTALRSLLANRTRSLLTMLGIIIGVGAVITMVAIGRGAASRMEQFISGVGSNLLLVFPGAPRSGGARHAAGTGASLTLQDAQALMDEGVLIARVVPEVYGAGQVVYGNSNWNTMTLGSTPDLTTVREWRVSAGQPFSDSDVRAAAKVCLLGATVARNLFGGADPVDAVVRIRRVPFRVMGVLAPKGPSPWGSDQDDFVVVPITTAQRNLFRFGTRGSVRRITVQAASRESMEAVQQEVRSILRQRHRIPEGGEDDFDIRDMTQILENAASSTRVMGLLLGTVASISLLVGGIGIMNIMLVSVSERTREIGIRMAVGARPSDVRMQFLTEAVVLSLLGGGIGIVGGVGVSRAVTELLEWPTIITAESVLVAVGFSAAVGVFFGFWPAWKASNLDPIDALRTE from the coding sequence TTGTTCGAGATCGTCAAAACCGCGCTGCGGTCGCTTCTGGCCAACCGCACCCGCTCGCTGCTCACCATGCTGGGCATCATCATCGGGGTCGGTGCCGTAATCACGATGGTGGCCATCGGGCGCGGCGCCGCGTCCCGGATGGAGCAGTTCATATCGGGCGTCGGCTCGAACCTGCTCCTGGTGTTTCCCGGCGCGCCGCGGTCCGGCGGTGCCCGTCATGCCGCAGGGACGGGGGCCTCTCTGACGCTGCAGGACGCCCAGGCGCTGATGGACGAGGGCGTGCTGATCGCGAGGGTGGTCCCGGAGGTGTACGGGGCGGGACAGGTCGTCTACGGAAACAGCAACTGGAACACCATGACCCTGGGCAGCACCCCCGACCTCACGACGGTTCGGGAGTGGCGCGTGTCCGCCGGGCAGCCCTTCTCGGACTCGGACGTGCGGGCCGCGGCCAAGGTCTGCCTCCTCGGAGCCACCGTCGCGCGGAACCTCTTCGGCGGCGCCGATCCCGTGGATGCCGTCGTTCGCATCCGCAGGGTGCCCTTTCGTGTGATGGGGGTCCTGGCGCCCAAGGGACCGAGCCCCTGGGGCAGCGATCAGGACGACTTCGTCGTGGTGCCCATCACCACGGCCCAGAGAAACCTCTTTCGCTTCGGAACGCGCGGCTCCGTTCGGAGGATCACCGTCCAGGCGGCGAGCCGGGAGTCCATGGAGGCCGTCCAGCAGGAGGTGCGGTCGATCCTTCGTCAGAGGCACCGCATCCCCGAGGGCGGGGAGGACGACTTCGACATCCGGGACATGACGCAGATCCTGGAGAACGCCGCGAGCTCCACGCGCGTCATGGGGCTGTTGCTGGGGACGGTCGCCTCGATCTCGCTGCTGGTCGGCGGGATCGGGATCATGAACATCATGCTGGTCTCGGTGAGCGAGCGCACGCGGGAGATCGGGATCCGCATGGCCGTCGGCGCCCGGCCCTCGGATGTACGCATGCAGTTCCTGACCGAGGCCGTGGTGCTCTCGCTGCTGGGTGGGGGGATCGGGATCGTTGGGGGCGTCGGCGTCTCGCGGGCCGTCACGGAGCTCCTGGAGTGGCCGACGATCATCACCGCCGAGTCGGTGTTGGTGGCCGTGGGGTTCTCCGCGGCCGTGGGGGTGTTCTTCGGGTTCTGGCCCGCCTGGAAGGCGTCGAACCTCGACCCGATCGACGCCCTGCGCACGGAGTGA
- a CDS encoding amidohydrolase encodes MDWRRLEQDLIALRRDLHRYPEAAWTEFRTSSLVAERLERLGYKPAVGLETVEVDAVMGRPSEEEIDRHIGRAVTQGGNVGWIEAMGRYPGVVAVLETGRPGPVVSLRFDMDCVDVDEDESPDHRPRRENFASVNPHLMHACGHDAHTAIGLGVAEVLIAREGLLNGTVRLIFQPGEEGCRGAYAMVQKGVVDGSDYFLAMHIGGGVPSGTFGLNSLGYLSTTKFDAHFTGRPAHAAGAPHEGRNALLAAAAAALGLHAIAPHRDGAMRVNVGVLNAGTGRNVIAGSATMKVETRGENQEIADYVYERAVEVLNGAAAMYGTTVELERTGAGTTACGDAELVSLAGEAVRALNCFEEVVETVRGGGSEDATWMMRRVQEGGGQATYMALGSDIAAPHHNGRFDLDERSIVPGVRAMVAVTERLLNSK; translated from the coding sequence ATGGATTGGAGGAGGCTGGAACAGGACCTGATCGCCCTGCGGCGCGATCTGCATCGATATCCCGAGGCGGCCTGGACGGAGTTCCGGACGTCCTCGCTGGTTGCGGAGCGCCTGGAGCGTCTGGGCTACAAGCCGGCGGTCGGTCTGGAGACCGTGGAGGTCGACGCCGTCATGGGACGTCCCTCGGAGGAGGAGATCGACCGCCACATCGGGCGCGCGGTCACGCAGGGCGGCAACGTCGGCTGGATCGAGGCGATGGGGCGCTATCCGGGGGTCGTCGCGGTGCTGGAGACCGGCCGCCCCGGTCCGGTCGTGTCGCTGCGGTTCGACATGGACTGCGTCGACGTGGACGAGGACGAATCGCCCGACCATCGTCCGAGGCGGGAGAACTTCGCCAGCGTCAATCCCCACCTCATGCACGCCTGCGGTCACGACGCCCACACGGCGATCGGTCTTGGGGTCGCGGAGGTGCTGATCGCCAGGGAAGGGCTGCTGAACGGGACCGTGCGGCTGATCTTCCAGCCGGGCGAGGAGGGATGCCGAGGGGCCTACGCCATGGTGCAGAAGGGCGTCGTCGACGGCTCGGACTACTTCCTGGCCATGCACATCGGCGGCGGGGTGCCGTCCGGGACGTTCGGGCTGAACTCGCTGGGGTACCTGAGCACGACGAAGTTCGACGCGCACTTCACGGGCCGTCCGGCCCACGCGGCGGGCGCGCCGCACGAGGGGCGCAACGCCCTGCTGGCCGCGGCTGCTGCGGCGTTGGGGCTCCATGCCATCGCGCCGCACCGGGACGGGGCGATGCGGGTCAACGTCGGGGTCCTGAACGCCGGGACGGGCCGCAACGTCATCGCCGGCAGCGCCACGATGAAGGTGGAGACCCGGGGCGAGAACCAGGAGATCGCCGACTACGTCTACGAACGCGCAGTCGAGGTCCTGAACGGTGCGGCGGCCATGTACGGGACGACGGTCGAGCTGGAGAGGACCGGTGCCGGAACCACGGCCTGCGGGGACGCGGAACTCGTGTCCTTGGCCGGGGAGGCCGTGCGCGCCCTGAACTGCTTCGAGGAGGTCGTCGAGACCGTTCGGGGCGGGGGCAGCGAGGACGCGACCTGGATGATGCGCCGCGTTCAGGAGGGCGGGGGCCAGGCCACGTACATGGCTCTGGGCTCGGACATCGCCGCGCCGCACCACAACGGGCGGTTCGATCTGGACGAGCGCAGCATCGTGCCGGGCGTGCGTGCGATGGTCGCGGTCACGGAGCGTTTGCTGAATTCGAAATGA
- a CDS encoding flavin reductase family protein: MKKNIGPRTVGFPTPVVLVGTTDGEGRPNLVTLAWVGICCSEPPAVQVSLRPSRYSHAAIVGRGAFSVCVPSKRYMDQTDFCGIASGRSCDKFAAAGLTVESGPELGLPLVAEFPVCLECRLLHTFTVGSHDLFVGEIVSCSAEESVLDARGRLDPNALEALVYMPGDGYYDLGPRLGSSFEVGKRLMPHE, from the coding sequence ATGAAGAAGAACATCGGTCCCAGAACGGTCGGTTTTCCCACGCCCGTCGTGCTGGTGGGGACGACGGACGGGGAGGGGCGCCCCAACCTCGTCACTCTGGCCTGGGTCGGCATCTGCTGCTCGGAACCGCCCGCGGTCCAGGTCTCGCTTCGCCCCAGCCGCTACAGTCACGCCGCCATCGTCGGCCGGGGGGCCTTCAGCGTCTGCGTTCCCTCGAAGCGTTACATGGACCAGACGGATTTCTGCGGCATCGCGTCCGGGCGCAGCTGCGACAAGTTCGCCGCGGCGGGCCTGACGGTCGAGTCCGGCCCCGAGCTGGGGCTTCCCTTGGTGGCGGAGTTTCCCGTCTGTCTCGAGTGCCGGCTGCTGCACACCTTCACCGTCGGGTCGCACGACCTGTTCGTGGGGGAGATCGTCTCCTGCTCCGCCGAGGAGTCGGTGCTCGACGCGCGGGGCCGGCTGGATCCGAATGCGCTTGAGGCGCTGGTCTATATGCCCGGGGACGGCTATTACGACCTCGGGCCGCGTCTGGGTTCGAGCTTCGAGGTCGGTAAGCGCCTGATGCCCCACGAATGA
- a CDS encoding AbgT family transporter yields MVELQRRKGLLYRFLDAVERGGNRLPDPVTIFVILTLFVMVLSAICAHFGLSVTYEGVDRASNNEIKMLTVKAVSLLTADGLRGFYTSMVKNFTGYAPLGTVLVALIGVGLADGSGLLSALIRKMVLSTPKRLVTLIMVFAGVMSNIASDAGYVVLVPLGAIVFMNFGRHPLAGMAAAFAGVSGGFSANLLIGTIDPLLGGISTEAARLLSPDYVVHATANWYFMIASTLLITLIGTFITEKIVEPRLGEYKGDSVDISAAITESEKKGLRYAGITMLVFIALTLLATVPSWGLLRDPKTGDLLRSPFMTGLVSFIMFFFLVPGLAYGIGSGSICSDKQAVAMIGKSMSTMGGYLVLAFAAAQFLYVFNVSKLGTILAVEGAIFLKAINFTGTPLVIAFILISAFINLFMGSASAKWSIMAPVFVPMFMGIGFSPEFTQCIYRIGDSSTNIITPLMTYFAFIVACVQKYDKDAGIGTLISMMLPYSVCFLIAWSTLMAVWFGFDLPLGPGVGIFLK; encoded by the coding sequence ATGGTTGAACTGCAAAGGAGAAAAGGACTGCTCTACCGTTTTCTGGACGCCGTCGAGCGCGGGGGCAACAGGCTGCCCGACCCGGTGACGATCTTCGTCATCCTGACCCTGTTCGTGATGGTGCTCTCGGCCATCTGCGCCCACTTCGGGCTCTCGGTGACCTACGAAGGGGTCGACCGGGCGTCCAACAACGAGATCAAGATGCTGACCGTGAAGGCCGTGTCCCTGCTGACGGCCGACGGCCTGCGCGGCTTCTACACCAGCATGGTCAAGAACTTCACGGGCTACGCGCCCCTGGGGACCGTCCTGGTGGCCCTGATCGGAGTGGGCCTGGCCGACGGATCGGGGCTCCTCTCCGCACTCATCCGCAAGATGGTCCTGAGCACGCCCAAGCGGCTCGTCACCCTGATCATGGTCTTCGCGGGCGTCATGTCCAACATTGCGTCCGACGCCGGCTACGTGGTTCTGGTGCCCCTCGGAGCGATCGTCTTCATGAACTTCGGGCGCCATCCCCTGGCCGGCATGGCAGCAGCCTTCGCGGGCGTCTCCGGAGGCTTCTCCGCCAACCTCCTGATCGGCACCATCGATCCCCTTCTGGGAGGGATCTCCACCGAGGCCGCACGGCTGCTGAGCCCCGATTACGTGGTCCACGCCACCGCCAACTGGTACTTCATGATCGCCTCCACCCTCCTGATCACCCTCATCGGAACCTTCATCACGGAGAAGATCGTCGAGCCCAGGCTGGGCGAGTACAAGGGAGATTCCGTCGACATCTCCGCCGCCATCACCGAGTCGGAGAAGAAGGGCCTGCGCTACGCCGGCATCACGATGCTGGTCTTCATCGCGCTCACCCTGCTGGCGACCGTCCCGTCCTGGGGACTCCTCAGGGACCCCAAGACCGGCGACCTTCTGCGCAGCCCCTTCATGACCGGCCTGGTCTCCTTCATCATGTTCTTCTTCCTCGTGCCGGGCCTCGCCTACGGCATCGGGAGCGGCAGCATCTGCAGCGACAAGCAGGCCGTGGCGATGATCGGCAAGAGCATGTCCACGATGGGCGGCTACCTGGTGCTGGCCTTCGCCGCCGCGCAGTTCCTCTACGTCTTCAACGTCTCCAAGCTCGGCACCATCCTGGCGGTCGAGGGCGCGATCTTCCTGAAGGCCATCAACTTCACGGGGACCCCCCTGGTCATCGCCTTCATCCTGATCTCCGCCTTCATCAACCTTTTCATGGGCTCCGCCTCGGCCAAGTGGTCCATCATGGCGCCGGTCTTCGTCCCCATGTTCATGGGCATCGGCTTCTCGCCCGAGTTCACCCAGTGCATCTACCGCATCGGGGACTCCAGCACCAACATCATCACCCCCCTGATGACCTACTTCGCCTTCATCGTGGCCTGCGTCCAGAAGTACGACAAGGACGCGGGGATCGGCACCCTGATCTCCATGATGCTGCCCTACTCCGTCTGCTTCCTCATCGCCTGGTCGACGCTCATGGCCGTCTGGTTCGGCTTCGACCTGCCCCTGGGCCCCGGCGTGGGGATCTTCCTCAAGTAG
- the zupT gene encoding zinc transporter ZupT → METTNLGNVFFAFGLTLFAGLSTGIGSAIAFFARRTNTRFLAFSLGFSAGVMIYVSMTEILTKAQAALAEVVGERTGAWLSVVAFFCGMVVVMLIDKFVPSYENPHELHRVEEIQGAAAEKGRERALMRMGMLTALAIAIHNFPEGIATFMAGLHDPHLAVPIALAIAIHNIPEGIAVSVPVYYATGSRARAFRLSFLSGLAEPLGALLAWLVLAPFLNGVLFGLIFAGVAGIMVFISVDQLLPSARKYGEHHVSIYGLIVGMAVMAVSLLLFL, encoded by the coding sequence ATGGAGACGACAAATCTAGGCAACGTGTTTTTCGCCTTTGGGCTGACCCTGTTCGCGGGGCTCTCCACGGGTATAGGCAGCGCCATCGCCTTTTTCGCACGCAGGACCAACACGCGTTTTCTGGCGTTCTCCCTGGGGTTCTCCGCCGGGGTGATGATCTACGTATCCATGACGGAGATCCTGACCAAGGCGCAGGCGGCCCTGGCGGAGGTCGTCGGGGAGAGGACGGGAGCCTGGCTGTCGGTGGTCGCCTTTTTCTGCGGCATGGTGGTCGTGATGCTGATCGACAAGTTCGTGCCCTCCTACGAGAACCCGCACGAACTGCATCGTGTGGAGGAGATCCAGGGAGCGGCCGCGGAGAAGGGGCGGGAGCGGGCCCTGATGCGTATGGGGATGTTGACGGCTCTGGCCATCGCGATCCACAACTTCCCCGAGGGCATCGCCACCTTCATGGCGGGGCTGCACGATCCGCACCTGGCCGTGCCCATCGCCCTGGCCATCGCGATTCACAATATTCCGGAGGGGATAGCCGTATCGGTGCCGGTCTACTACGCCACGGGAAGCCGCGCCCGGGCCTTCCGCCTGTCCTTCCTGTCGGGCCTGGCGGAGCCCCTCGGGGCGCTCCTGGCGTGGCTGGTGCTGGCCCCGTTCCTGAACGGGGTGCTCTTTGGCCTGATCTTTGCGGGGGTGGCGGGCATCATGGTGTTCATCTCCGTGGATCAGCTCCTGCCCTCGGCCCGCAAGTACGGGGAGCACCACGTCTCGATCTACGGCCTGATCGTCGGGATGGCGGTCATGGCGGTCAGCCTGCTGCTGTTCCTGTAG
- a CDS encoding DUF3870 domain-containing protein, which translates to MGENTTATREFPKDSLLIVGNAQVSGDNPISHRYNGFFITFILSAAGTVLECSSSVVLPLTDRFIRDLFIGRSLTGDEPLILADLEARYHGSSRKAIVVCYKDALKKFRELGRGARKDGLPSTGTAAG; encoded by the coding sequence ATGGGCGAAAACACGACAGCGACGCGGGAGTTCCCGAAGGACTCCCTTCTGATCGTCGGCAACGCGCAGGTATCCGGGGACAACCCCATCAGCCATCGCTACAACGGCTTCTTCATCACCTTCATCCTCTCCGCCGCTGGCACGGTCCTGGAGTGCAGCTCGTCCGTGGTGCTCCCCCTGACCGACCGCTTCATCCGGGACCTCTTCATCGGGCGTTCCCTGACCGGGGACGAGCCGCTGATTCTGGCCGACCTCGAGGCCCGCTACCACGGTTCCTCCCGAAAGGCGATCGTCGTGTGCTACAAGGACGCCCTGAAAAAGTTCCGGGAGCTCGGGCGGGGGGCACGGAAGGATGGGCTTCCCTCTACAGGAACAGCAGCAGGCTGA
- a CDS encoding dihydroorotase, producing the protein MYDLVLKNGMLVLPDDVFAGDLAVRDGRVAALGADLAGAAAETVDVSGMLVLPGAVDPHVHMELPVGGTRSCDDFLTGTRAAAAGGVTTILDFTVGSRETSMTDDLTARLEAAAASIVDYGLHAEVVGWTPARLVEMREVAERGVRSFKFFTAYAASGRRTGNGPLFESMKVLAELDAVASVHAEDESLIQARLELMGDGEKGCMTALGLSRPDLCEASAVREVAWLARRAGARVHIMHLSSALGLEEVLEARRDGADITAETCPHYLLLTDAVYGREDARFYSASPALRKDGDREALWGALGSGDVDFLSTDHCPFTCAQKEWRGTFDRLPYGMGSVELMLPLAYSEGVLGGRFSLSDLAERTAAAAARRYGLWPRKGSLLPGADADIAVLDPTEEWTVSAEGLHSSCDFSPYEGRTVRGRVRETYSRGECVYRSGTFPARPGRGLFLAR; encoded by the coding sequence ATGTACGACCTTGTTTTGAAAAATGGCATGCTGGTGCTGCCCGACGACGTGTTCGCCGGGGATCTGGCCGTCAGGGACGGGCGGGTCGCCGCGCTGGGAGCCGATCTCGCCGGAGCGGCGGCCGAGACGGTCGACGTGTCCGGGATGTTGGTGCTGCCCGGCGCCGTCGATCCCCACGTCCATATGGAGCTCCCCGTCGGGGGTACGCGCTCCTGCGACGACTTCCTGACGGGCACGCGCGCCGCGGCCGCCGGGGGTGTCACCACGATTCTGGATTTTACCGTGGGCAGCCGCGAGACGTCGATGACGGACGACCTGACCGCCCGGTTGGAGGCGGCGGCGGCCTCGATCGTCGATTACGGGCTCCACGCCGAGGTGGTGGGCTGGACGCCTGCGCGCCTCGTCGAGATGCGCGAGGTCGCGGAGCGGGGCGTGCGCAGTTTCAAGTTCTTCACGGCCTACGCGGCGTCGGGCCGCAGGACCGGGAACGGCCCCCTTTTCGAGTCCATGAAGGTCCTGGCGGAGCTGGACGCCGTCGCCTCCGTCCACGCGGAGGACGAGAGCCTGATTCAGGCGCGCCTGGAACTGATGGGGGACGGGGAGAAGGGCTGCATGACGGCGCTCGGGCTCTCGCGCCCCGACCTCTGCGAGGCCTCGGCGGTGCGCGAGGTGGCCTGGCTGGCGCGCCGTGCCGGGGCCAGGGTCCACATCATGCACCTGAGCTCCGCACTGGGGCTGGAGGAGGTGCTGGAGGCACGGCGGGACGGCGCGGACATCACCGCGGAGACCTGTCCGCACTACCTGCTGCTGACGGATGCGGTCTACGGACGCGAGGACGCGCGGTTCTACTCGGCGTCTCCGGCGCTACGGAAGGACGGGGACCGGGAGGCCCTGTGGGGCGCGCTGGGATCGGGGGACGTGGATTTTCTGTCCACCGACCACTGCCCCTTCACCTGCGCCCAGAAGGAGTGGAGGGGGACGTTCGACCGCCTGCCCTACGGGATGGGGAGCGTCGAGCTGATGCTGCCGCTGGCCTACTCCGAGGGGGTGCTGGGGGGGCGTTTCTCCCTCTCGGATCTGGCGGAGCGGACGGCGGCCGCGGCTGCCCGTCGTTACGGGCTCTGGCCGCGCAAGGGCAGCCTGCTGCCGGGGGCCGATGCGGACATCGCGGTGCTGGACCCGACGGAGGAGTGGACGGTCTCCGCGGAGGGCCTGCATTCGAGCTGCGATTTCTCGCCCTACGAGGGCCGTACGGTGCGGGGCCGGGTCCGGGAGACGTATTCCCGTGGGGAGTGCGTCTACCGGTCGGGAACGTTCCCAGCCCGGCCCGGCCGGGGGCTCTTCCTGGCGCGATGA
- the ftsH gene encoding ATP-dependent zinc metalloprotease FtsH: MNKGQKFSAGYFLLTLLVVWLFGDLVYKPYIASQTEVPYSTFLSDLERGAIADVSLADDRVVYSLKPASDDGVRRASPVRSVVRVPDVLLVERLASADVAFGGVAQTQSLLDTLFSILLPFLPLALIWYFIFRRMQGGGGSVMSLGRSKAQELQGEMTGVRFADVGGVGEAEVELREIIEFLKEPERFNRFGAKLPKGILLVGPPGTGKTMLARATAGEAGVPFFYITGSSFVEMFVGVGAARVRDLFEQAKKKAPCIIFIDEIDAIGQSRARAGVMGTNSEQENTLNQLLAEMDGFTPNTGVVIMAATNRPEILDPALLRPGRFDRQIQVVLPTEEGRREILAIHTASMPLDPDVDLAAIAKVTPGFSGADLANIANEASLLAVRRKAETVAMADFDLAIERVVAGLQRKTPLTPDVRRKVAYHEIGHALVACYLPCTDPVHKVSIIPTAKGALGYTMQMPTEDQYLIGEMELKSRMAVMLGGRAAELFVFGEPSTGASNDLERVTDLARRMVTEFGMSERLGPVRYAGSAATYLRSASGSRTDLGPETVAAIDGEIRALVTEAQERAGTVLREHEAVLHEVARILQEKEVIGGEEIRAVVKRIEGVDIVPHCPSVPWRQPRDS; this comes from the coding sequence ATGAACAAGGGACAGAAGTTCTCCGCCGGGTATTTTCTGCTGACGCTCCTGGTGGTGTGGCTCTTCGGGGATCTCGTCTACAAACCCTATATCGCGAGCCAGACCGAGGTGCCGTACAGCACCTTTCTGTCGGATCTCGAGAGGGGCGCCATCGCCGACGTCAGCCTGGCCGACGACCGCGTGGTCTACTCCCTGAAGCCGGCGAGTGACGACGGGGTCCGAAGGGCCTCGCCCGTGCGGAGCGTGGTCCGGGTGCCGGACGTTCTGCTGGTCGAGCGGCTGGCGAGCGCCGACGTCGCCTTCGGCGGCGTCGCCCAGACCCAGAGCCTGCTGGACACGCTCTTCAGCATCCTGCTTCCCTTCCTGCCCCTGGCCCTGATCTGGTACTTCATCTTCAGGCGGATGCAGGGCGGCGGGGGAAGCGTCATGTCCCTGGGGCGCAGCAAGGCCCAGGAGCTTCAGGGCGAGATGACCGGGGTGCGCTTCGCCGACGTCGGAGGCGTGGGGGAGGCGGAGGTCGAGCTCCGCGAGATCATCGAGTTCCTGAAGGAGCCCGAGCGCTTCAACCGGTTCGGGGCGAAGCTGCCCAAGGGGATCCTCCTGGTGGGGCCCCCCGGCACGGGCAAGACCATGCTGGCGCGGGCGACGGCGGGCGAGGCGGGGGTGCCCTTCTTCTACATCACGGGATCGAGTTTCGTCGAGATGTTCGTCGGCGTGGGGGCGGCGCGGGTGCGCGACCTGTTCGAGCAGGCCAAGAAGAAGGCGCCCTGCATCATCTTCATCGATGAGATCGACGCCATCGGACAGTCCCGCGCGCGTGCGGGCGTCATGGGGACGAACAGCGAGCAGGAGAACACGCTGAACCAGCTCCTGGCGGAGATGGACGGCTTCACCCCCAACACGGGCGTCGTCATCATGGCGGCGACGAACCGGCCGGAGATCCTGGACCCGGCGCTGCTGCGTCCGGGGCGCTTCGACCGGCAGATCCAGGTGGTGCTGCCGACGGAGGAGGGGCGCAGGGAGATCCTCGCGATCCATACGGCGTCCATGCCCCTGGACCCCGACGTGGACCTGGCGGCGATCGCGAAGGTCACCCCGGGGTTCTCCGGGGCGGACCTGGCCAACATCGCCAACGAGGCGTCGCTGCTGGCGGTGAGGCGCAAGGCCGAGACCGTCGCGATGGCGGATTTCGACCTCGCCATCGAGCGGGTGGTGGCCGGCCTCCAGCGCAAGACGCCGCTGACCCCCGACGTGAGGCGGAAGGTGGCCTACCACGAGATCGGCCACGCCCTGGTGGCCTGCTACCTGCCCTGCACGGACCCGGTGCACAAGGTCAGCATCATCCCGACCGCAAAGGGCGCGCTGGGCTACACGATGCAGATGCCCACCGAGGACCAGTACCTGATCGGGGAGATGGAGCTGAAGTCGCGCATGGCCGTCATGCTGGGCGGCCGGGCCGCCGAGCTGTTCGTCTTCGGGGAGCCCTCGACGGGCGCCTCCAACGATCTGGAGCGCGTTACGGACCTGGCGCGGAGGATGGTGACCGAGTTCGGCATGTCGGAGCGCCTGGGGCCGGTCCGCTACGCCGGCTCCGCCGCGACCTACCTGAGGAGCGCCTCGGGCAGCCGGACCGACCTGGGCCCCGAGACGGTCGCCGCGATCGACGGGGAGATCCGCGCGCTCGTGACCGAGGCTCAGGAAAGAGCGGGAACGGTCCTCCGCGAGCACGAGGCCGTACTGCACGAGGTGGCCCGCATCCTTCAGGAGAAGGAGGTCATCGGCGGGGAGGAGATCCGGGCGGTCGTAAAGCGCATCGAGGGGGTGGACATCGTCCCGCACTGCCCGTCGGTCCCGTGGAGGCAGCCCCGGGACAGCTGA